From the genome of Adhaeribacter pallidiroseus:
CTATCCTGTTCCGAGATGTAAATAATTCCTTCCGGTCCATGATCGCCGGCAAACTCTGTTAAGCTGCGGTTGTTTTTGTAATCTATAAATTTAACTTTATTCGGATTGGTAACGTCGTAAACCATAACCCCACCAATGCGTTCCAGGGTAATAAAAGCGTAGGTTTTATTTTTGATGGTGGCTATTGTTATACCTTCCGGCTCCGGACCCTTGGCGCGGCTGCGGCCTTTAAAATCATTATCTTCGTTATCGGCGTTAAAAATTGGCGCTACGCTGGGGTCGGTGGCGGTGATAAACTCAAAATTATCTTTGCTGTCGTACACTAAGGTTTTGGTAGCAGCATCCCAGATCGAAAAAGACCGGGCACCCACCATGTAGAGTTCATCTTGGTCGCCATCATTATCAGGGTCGCCTTGCAAATTGGTAATACGTAAGCGACCCAGATTATAATCTTGTTGCAACTCAGCGGCATTCGGAAATTTTACGGGGTCCAGTACCACATCGCCCACGGTAGTGCGTTCGTTCAGGCCTTCGTATTCTTTTTCGTCGCCTTCGTTGGCCGTAACCAGGTAGGTTTTATTATTAATTTTAAAATTTGCCACGGCATCGGGCAGGTAAAACGATTTAACCGGGTAATTGGCCAAATGTACTTCCTTGCTCTTATCTGAGGCATCGAATCCATTGCCGAACAGGCTAAAATCTTTGGTGCCGAAAGCCCAAACCGAAGTAATGGTTTTGTTTTCCAGGTTTATTTCGGCCATGGCGTTATTTTCCTGCAAAGTAACCCAGGCTTTTTTAGAATCGGCGGCCACGGTAACGTATTCTGGCTCAAAATCGCGGGATAAGGTGCTGGTAGCTTTGGTTTTGCGTACCCCAGCCGCCAATAAACTTGCTTCTTTGGCGTTAAAACCCGTAAATAAAAGCGTGTTCACTTTACTTTGATTTACACCGGCCAAACCACCGCTGATATCAATGATGCTAATCGATCCTTCTGGGTCAACCGTGTATTCGTCGTTGGGTTGGCCTTCGTTGGCAGTTAAGATTTTTTTGCCATCGGGTGTAAAGGTAATCATATCGGGTAAGGCCCCAACCGTTACTTTTTGCTTAAAATCCCCGTTAGTGCTAAAAAATACGACCGATCCGTTTTTCTGTTCGTCGGCATTAGGGCTAGCTACCGCTACTACTCCGTTTTTCACCGCCACGCTCGTAATCCCTCCGTAAGGAGTCATATCAATAGATTTAATCAACTTAACAGCGGCCGGATTCGAAAAGTCGGCAATATCTAAACGGTTCTGGATGGCACTGGTCATAAACAAGCGCTGGGTGGCCGGGTCGTGTACCACAATTTCGGTGGTGCTGCCTTCGGTGGAGTTAGGCTTAAAGCTGCTGATGTATTCTAACTCTAACTCTTTGCTGGCATGGGGCCCTTGCCTTTCGTTGTCTTTAATGTAAACCGTCAGGTATGGTTTCCCCGCTAAGCTGATATTTTTTAAATTTTCGAGGCTCAATACAAAATATTCATCCATTTCCCGAATGGCATCGTTGCGCAACGGGATCGTAATAGTTTGCGTAGCGTTACTGTTACTGGTAAAATGCAGGGTTTGCCTGGTAAAATTGACGTCAGTGGCATCGGTAGTGCTAAAAGGCGCTCCTTTTAGTACCAGGTCCACGCTGGCAACGCCCGGATTTTGTAGTAACAAGGTTATCTGCACCGAACCTTTCGTTTCTTTTACTGACAAATACTCGTCTTTAAAAGAAATCTGAGGCATTGGGCTTGGCTGCATTGCCAGTAAGGAAGTTGGGCCAGTAACTCCTAAAAAGAATAATAATAGCCCATAAAGCGTAATGAATAAATTTTTTCTCATAGTGTAAACATTGCGTAGTAAGTTAGAATAGGCTAAGTTGAATGTAGTGTGTTAAGAAATAGTAAACAATTCATCATCAAATTGTTAAGTTATTCGACTTACCCGTAAATAAGTAGCTGACGCTGACTACTAAAAAGCAGCTAGCAAGATAAAAATTTAAAAAATAGAATTTCAGCTTAAGCAGAAGGAGAAACTAAGGATTAGTCTGTTGGCAGAAGATGCTAAGAGCCTCATAGCTAAAAGATAAGGATGTGTTTTGTTAGTTGGTATATTCTTAAACACGCTCTATTTAAATAGTCATTTTCCTTTCTGGTCGTATGGCATTAAAGGAAAAGTAACAATTTAGTAATCTAACGGCAGGAGCTCTTCTTTGCGGATTGTGCTTACTTTGCCGAAGTAACCTTGTAAAGATTAAAATAAACAGAAACTTGTTCTGCTTGCTTTAATTTTTACATAATAGTTGCTGATTGTTCTAATGGCATCTGTTATCTACATCGCTTATAAGTTTAAATTTTTAAAATTTTGATGAAAATTACTTATTCCTTGCTCTGCCTTTTTTGTGCATCCACTAAAATTTCCGGATAAGCCTTGTTGTAACTGGTTACAGGCTTGCCTAAAGATTAAACCGCCCACAGATTAACGGATTCCTTTAGTTAAAAATGCTTTTATCCTTACAAACCTTCTGAATGACAATCTTGTATCATGAAACAAAAACTACCTCATTTTTTTAAATTTTTGCTGCTGCTTTTCACTTTGATGAGTGGCAAGGCATGGGCACAGACCGATTTATTTTTTTCGGAATACATAGAAGGCTCCAGCAATAATAAAGCCTTAGAGATTTACAACGGAACGGGGAGCGCCATTGATTTAGCCGCCACTGGCTATGTTATTCAAATGTATTTTAATGGCGGTACTACGCCAACTACCTTTACCCTTACTGGTACGGTAGCAAATAATGATGTATTTGTATTTGCCTCCTCCAGCGCTAACGCTACAATACTGGCGCAAGCCGACCAGGCTACCGGGGCAGGTCTTTTTAATGGCGATGATGCGATTGTGCTTCGCAAAGGGGGCGCTACCGGAACTATTTTGGATGTTATCGGCCAGATTGGCGTAGATCCAGGTACCGAATGGGGGTCCGGTTTAACCTCCACCGC
Proteins encoded in this window:
- a CDS encoding choice-of-anchor I family protein, which codes for MRKNLFITLYGLLLFFLGVTGPTSLLAMQPSPMPQISFKDEYLSVKETKGSVQITLLLQNPGVASVDLVLKGAPFSTTDATDVNFTRQTLHFTSNSNATQTITIPLRNDAIREMDEYFVLSLENLKNISLAGKPYLTVYIKDNERQGPHASKELELEYISSFKPNSTEGSTTEIVVHDPATQRLFMTSAIQNRLDIADFSNPAAVKLIKSIDMTPYGGITSVAVKNGVVAVASPNADEQKNGSVVFFSTNGDFKQKVTVGALPDMITFTPDGKKILTANEGQPNDEYTVDPEGSISIIDISGGLAGVNQSKVNTLLFTGFNAKEASLLAAGVRKTKATSTLSRDFEPEYVTVAADSKKAWVTLQENNAMAEINLENKTITSVWAFGTKDFSLFGNGFDASDKSKEVHLANYPVKSFYLPDAVANFKINNKTYLVTANEGDEKEYEGLNERTTVGDVVLDPVKFPNAAELQQDYNLGRLRITNLQGDPDNDGDQDELYMVGARSFSIWDAATKTLVYDSKDNFEFITATDPSVAPIFNADNEDNDFKGRSRAKGPEPEGITIATIKNKTYAFITLERIGGVMVYDVTNPNKVKFIDYKNNRSLTEFAGDHGPEGIIYISEQDSPDQKNYIAVANEISGTIILYGLKENPPARTLVSFAPQKGLPGVTVTLTDKGLGTTTQVLFNGQEAKFKILSDTEVLATVPASATTGPITLKTAGGTVVSSKDFTVLQPTMSFFAPEFGAVGSKVVLWGEHLGTTQEVYFNGVKAADFNVYFGALVIAEVPENATSGKISVLLAGGGKATSDADFIVVPAFTDPVVASSEPEKSIQENNSIATKPIAFPNPFSGALTIQVQVTQQAAVTISIYSNADQKVKELDFGMLKAGQHRLSWDGTDTNQAPVKPGLYLYQVHQNNQVQTGRILKGGSL